One Deltaproteobacteria bacterium DNA segment encodes these proteins:
- a CDS encoding FAD-dependent oxidoreductase, with protein sequence MSIKIGFYICHCGINIAYKVRVEEVAAYAGRLKNVVVARDYKFMCSDPGQEMIEKDIRDFNLDRVVVASCSPRLHEKTFQSACQRAGLNPYMFQMASVREQVSWVTESEDEATNKAKTLAAGAINRVNFHQALETREVTVNPDTVVVGGGIAGMQAAIDIGNAGNTVHLVEKAPTIGGHMLQFDKTFPTLDCAACIGTPKMVEVAQNPNIRLHTYSEVTDVSGYIGNYTVTIRKKPRYVIEGVCTGCGECSQVCPVTAPNAWDENLCMRKAIGRSFPQAVPITFNIEKMDRAPCVTTCPAGVNVQGYVQLIKEGRYKDAVKLIMERLPLPGVLGRVCPHPCESACRRGELDAPVAIRALKRFAADQITLEDLERPAIEDRREKIAVIGSGPAGLTVAYYLRLKGYRVTIYEALEKLGGMLRVGIPDYRLPPEILDKEIAAILSLGIAVETGKRFGKDISLKTLTSMGYAAVFLSIGAHRALSLGIPGLERTDGVVDALEFLRDVNLDGGVQPGREVVVIGGGNVAMDAARAARRLGSEKVTILYRRSEREMPAYAEEIEDAKAEGIGFHFLTSPVTVLSRNGRVTGIECIRNELGPADASGRRRPLPVKDSEFVIACDAVVPAVGQKTDNAWAPNEPGLDWTSRQTIRVDPQTLQTSVPHVFAAGDAVTGPATVIEAVSAGHKAVAAIHGFLDRDDPAALAAALQPQEPAGENWRPLPDGVEPNGRPHVVQTPPANRLDSFCEVELGFSEQDARHEAERCLNCGLCCECMACVQACEAQAIDHRMQAEELEVQAGTIILATGYDLMDPTPLKPYGYHKYPNVYTSLEFERLSNATGPTGGNILIRDARGEFTKEPESVALLHCIGSRDVNYHEYCSRVCCMYALKYAHLLKEKVGHHTKVYDFYIDQRCYGKGYEEFYRRCQEEGTTFIRGKVAEITDKATSESEEGKLIAIAEDTLLGSRLRVPVDMVVLCAAMEAREDAGQVGRVFGINRGADGFFLEEHPKLGPLNTATDGVFIAGACQSPKDIPDTVAQASGAAAKALSLSTRGKVPVPSTISWIDPSVCAGCQTCIGLCPYSAIEFDERRNVSVINEAVCKGCGSCSGACPSGAAQVKHFTKKQIFAEFSGIMDALSAVGM encoded by the coding sequence ATGAGCATCAAAATAGGGTTTTACATCTGTCATTGCGGCATCAATATCGCTTACAAGGTTCGGGTCGAGGAGGTCGCAGCCTATGCCGGCCGGTTGAAAAATGTCGTCGTTGCCAGAGACTACAAATTCATGTGTTCGGATCCGGGCCAGGAAATGATCGAAAAAGACATTCGTGACTTTAATCTCGACCGGGTGGTGGTGGCCTCATGCTCGCCGCGGCTTCACGAAAAAACCTTTCAAAGTGCCTGCCAAAGGGCCGGCCTGAACCCGTACATGTTTCAAATGGCCTCTGTTCGCGAACAGGTTTCCTGGGTTACCGAAAGTGAAGACGAGGCCACCAACAAAGCCAAAACGCTGGCGGCGGGCGCCATAAACCGCGTCAATTTTCATCAGGCCCTGGAAACCAGGGAGGTCACGGTCAACCCGGATACCGTCGTCGTCGGCGGTGGCATCGCCGGCATGCAGGCCGCCATCGATATAGGCAACGCCGGCAACACGGTTCACCTCGTGGAAAAAGCCCCCACCATCGGCGGCCATATGCTGCAGTTCGACAAGACATTCCCGACACTGGACTGCGCGGCCTGCATCGGAACTCCCAAAATGGTGGAAGTCGCCCAGAACCCAAATATCCGACTCCACACCTACAGCGAAGTCACCGACGTTTCCGGTTATATCGGCAATTACACGGTGACCATTCGCAAAAAACCCCGCTATGTCATCGAGGGCGTTTGTACGGGCTGTGGGGAATGTTCCCAGGTTTGCCCCGTAACGGCCCCCAATGCGTGGGATGAAAATCTGTGTATGCGCAAAGCTATCGGCAGGTCCTTTCCCCAGGCGGTCCCCATCACCTTCAACATCGAAAAAATGGACCGTGCGCCCTGCGTCACCACCTGTCCCGCCGGCGTCAACGTACAGGGGTATGTTCAACTTATCAAAGAAGGCAGGTATAAGGATGCGGTAAAATTGATCATGGAGCGTCTGCCCCTGCCGGGCGTCTTGGGGAGGGTCTGCCCTCATCCCTGCGAATCGGCATGCCGCCGCGGGGAGCTTGACGCCCCGGTGGCCATCAGGGCGCTGAAGCGATTTGCCGCCGATCAAATCACCCTTGAAGACCTGGAACGCCCGGCGATCGAAGACCGCCGGGAAAAAATCGCCGTCATCGGCTCAGGACCGGCCGGGTTGACGGTCGCCTACTATCTGCGTCTGAAGGGCTACCGGGTGACCATTTACGAAGCGCTAGAAAAACTCGGGGGCATGCTGCGTGTCGGCATTCCGGACTACCGGCTGCCGCCGGAAATTCTCGACAAAGAAATCGCGGCCATTCTCAGCCTGGGCATCGCCGTGGAGACCGGCAAACGTTTTGGGAAGGACATCTCACTCAAAACGCTGACATCCATGGGGTATGCGGCGGTATTTCTATCCATCGGTGCCCACCGGGCCCTGTCTCTGGGAATTCCCGGCCTTGAAAGGACCGACGGCGTGGTGGACGCCCTTGAATTTCTGCGCGACGTGAATCTCGACGGGGGCGTGCAGCCGGGCAGAGAGGTGGTGGTCATCGGCGGGGGAAATGTCGCCATGGATGCGGCCCGCGCGGCCAGACGTCTGGGCTCGGAAAAGGTGACCATCCTCTACCGCCGCTCCGAACGCGAAATGCCGGCCTACGCGGAAGAGATCGAAGATGCCAAGGCGGAAGGGATCGGGTTTCACTTTCTGACATCACCGGTGACGGTCCTCAGCCGGAACGGCCGGGTCACCGGTATCGAGTGTATTCGCAACGAACTGGGCCCTGCCGACGCCAGCGGTCGACGACGTCCGCTTCCCGTCAAGGATTCCGAGTTCGTCATTGCATGTGATGCGGTTGTCCCCGCCGTCGGTCAAAAAACGGACAACGCCTGGGCGCCAAACGAGCCGGGCCTCGATTGGACGTCACGGCAGACCATCCGGGTAGATCCGCAAACCCTGCAAACCAGCGTCCCGCATGTGTTTGCAGCCGGTGACGCCGTCACCGGGCCTGCCACCGTGATCGAGGCGGTCAGTGCAGGCCACAAGGCGGTTGCAGCCATTCACGGATTTCTCGATCGTGACGACCCGGCCGCATTGGCGGCGGCATTACAGCCCCAGGAGCCCGCCGGAGAAAACTGGCGGCCCCTGCCCGACGGCGTCGAACCCAACGGCCGCCCTCACGTCGTGCAGACCCCACCGGCCAACCGCTTGGATTCGTTCTGTGAAGTCGAGCTGGGATTCTCCGAACAGGATGCACGGCACGAGGCTGAACGGTGTCTGAATTGCGGGCTGTGTTGTGAGTGCATGGCGTGTGTACAGGCATGCGAGGCCCAGGCCATAGACCACCGGATGCAGGCCGAGGAATTAGAGGTGCAGGCCGGCACCATCATTCTCGCCACGGGCTATGACCTCATGGATCCGACGCCGTTGAAACCGTACGGCTATCACAAGTATCCCAACGTATACACCAGTCTCGAGTTCGAACGGTTGAGCAACGCCACCGGGCCCACCGGCGGCAATATTCTCATTCGCGATGCACGGGGAGAATTCACGAAAGAACCCGAAAGTGTCGCCTTGCTCCACTGTATCGGCAGCCGGGACGTCAATTACCATGAATACTGTTCAAGGGTCTGCTGCATGTACGCCCTCAAATACGCGCACCTGCTCAAGGAAAAAGTCGGGCACCATACCAAGGTCTACGATTTTTACATCGATCAGCGCTGCTACGGAAAAGGCTATGAGGAATTCTACCGGCGCTGCCAGGAAGAAGGCACCACCTTTATCCGGGGAAAGGTGGCGGAAATCACGGACAAGGCGACATCCGAGAGCGAAGAAGGGAAGCTTATCGCCATTGCCGAAGATACACTCTTGGGAAGCCGCCTTCGCGTTCCGGTGGACATGGTCGTACTCTGCGCGGCCATGGAAGCCAGAGAGGATGCCGGCCAGGTGGGCCGGGTTTTCGGGATCAACCGGGGGGCCGACGGATTCTTTCTGGAGGAGCACCCCAAACTGGGGCCGCTGAACACGGCTACCGACGGTGTGTTTATTGCCGGGGCTTGTCAGTCACCGAAAGATATCCCCGACACGGTCGCGCAGGCGTCCGGCGCCGCCGCCAAGGCCCTTTCCCTGTCTACCCGCGGCAAGGTGCCGGTCCCCTCGACCATTTCCTGGATCGACCCCTCTGTTTGCGCCGGATGTCAGACATGTATCGGGCTTTGCCCCTATTCCGCGATAGAGTTCGACGAGAGAAGAAATGTCTCGGTCATCAACGAGGCGGTCTGCAAGGGTTGCGGCAGCTGCAGCGGCGCCTGCCCCAGCGGGGCCGCCCAGGTGAAGCATTTCACAAAAAAACAGATTTTTGCGGAGTTCAGCGGCATCATGGATGCACTCAGTGCTGTGGGTATGTAA
- a CDS encoding hydrogenase iron-sulfur subunit gives MDAFEPTIIAFVCNWCTYTAADLAGTSRLTYPKNVRLIRVMCTGMVDPQYVIKAFLEGADGVLVSGCHPGDCHYINGNYKARRRIKLLKEILPQFGFEETRLKLTWIGASDGILFAEVMRELVARIKALGPNQAKLKMVI, from the coding sequence ATGGATGCATTTGAACCGACCATCATTGCCTTTGTTTGTAACTGGTGCACCTATACCGCCGCCGACCTGGCAGGAACCTCCCGGCTGACGTATCCCAAAAACGTGCGGTTGATACGCGTCATGTGCACGGGAATGGTGGATCCCCAATATGTCATCAAGGCATTTTTGGAAGGTGCCGACGGTGTCCTCGTCAGTGGCTGCCACCCCGGCGACTGCCACTACATCAACGGGAATTACAAAGCCCGCAGACGCATCAAGCTTCTTAAAGAAATTCTCCCGCAATTCGGGTTTGAAGAAACCCGCTTGAAGTTGACCTGGATCGGCGCCAGCGACGGCATCCTCTTCGCCGAGGTGATGCGTGAGCTTGTCGCCCGAATCAAAGCGCTGGGCCCGAATCAAGCCAAGCTGAAAATGGTGATTTAG
- a CDS encoding Coenzyme F420 hydrogenase/dehydrogenase, beta subunit C-terminal domain, which produces MGGTMKIEVENNDILQSLRDFFRSLLEKKAIDAILVPQKLPMKNMVMPMLVTDAKDLSHVDPLAPVFPLNAGRMAARLTKKPIGGKILVVLRTCELRAFIELVKLKQARTEEIILLGIDCLGAFQNRDYFELVGDDPSETTRLFHESVLAGESGAIKGFEIAPACQTCEHPIPEQADILIGLYGVDTHHNLLVQANTQSGEDFLEGAHLSPAASPSRRKAVVDALLKDRKARRDAMFANTRQQIDGIEKLTTYFANCVNCYNCRVACPVCYCRECVFSTDVFEHEPSQYLGWSKRKGMIKMPTDTVFYHLTRLAHMSTACIGCGQCSNACPNDIPVMEVFRTIAHRSQKAFGYEAGRSLDEKPPLSEFREKEFEDIVGMGD; this is translated from the coding sequence ATGGGTGGCACAATGAAAATTGAAGTCGAAAACAATGACATACTGCAATCCCTCCGGGATTTTTTCCGTTCCCTTCTCGAAAAGAAAGCCATCGATGCGATTTTGGTTCCCCAAAAGCTTCCCATGAAAAACATGGTGATGCCCATGCTTGTTACGGATGCGAAGGACCTTTCGCACGTCGACCCTTTGGCGCCTGTATTCCCTTTGAATGCCGGCAGGATGGCTGCCAGGCTCACCAAAAAGCCCATCGGGGGCAAAATTCTCGTCGTGTTGCGCACCTGTGAACTGCGGGCCTTCATCGAGCTTGTCAAACTCAAACAGGCGCGCACGGAGGAGATCATCCTCCTCGGCATCGATTGCCTGGGAGCCTTTCAGAACCGGGACTACTTCGAACTGGTAGGAGACGATCCTTCCGAAACCACGCGTCTGTTCCATGAAAGCGTTCTGGCCGGCGAAAGCGGCGCCATCAAGGGCTTTGAAATCGCACCCGCCTGTCAGACCTGTGAGCATCCCATACCCGAACAGGCGGATATCCTCATCGGACTTTACGGTGTCGATACCCATCACAATTTGCTCGTTCAGGCCAACACGCAATCCGGCGAGGATTTTCTGGAAGGCGCGCACCTGTCTCCGGCGGCGTCGCCTTCACGGCGAAAAGCGGTCGTCGATGCCCTCCTGAAGGATCGAAAGGCCCGCCGGGACGCCATGTTTGCCAACACCCGGCAACAGATCGACGGCATTGAAAAACTGACGACCTACTTCGCCAACTGCGTCAATTGCTACAATTGCAGGGTTGCCTGTCCGGTTTGTTACTGCAGGGAATGTGTCTTTTCCACGGATGTGTTCGAACACGAACCATCCCAGTACCTGGGGTGGTCCAAACGAAAGGGCATGATCAAAATGCCGACAGACACCGTTTTTTACCATTTAACCCGGCTGGCCCATATGAGCACGGCCTGCATCGGATGCGGTCAATGCTCCAATGCCTGTCCCAATGATATTCCGGTCATGGAGGTCTTTCGCACCATTGCCCATCGTTCCCAGAAAGCTTTCGGCTACGAGGCCGGCCGGAGTCTCGATGAAAAGCCACCGCTGTCCGAGTTCCGGGAGAAAGAATTTGAAGATATCGTCGGAATGGGAGATTAG